The proteins below are encoded in one region of Candidatus Cloacimonas sp.:
- the eno gene encoding phosphopyruvate hydratase, with product MSDILYIIGREILDSRGNPTVEAEVQLDSDLIVRAAVPSGASTGEREAIELRDNDKKRYGGKGVLKAVANIDNIIADKLLGMDSLMQGSIDKMMIALDGTPNKAKLGANAILAVSMAVARGSAMELNMPLYRYLGGVNANTLPVPMSNILNGGAHADNNVDIQEFMVMPLGAKSFKQALQMNAEVFHSLKAILKKRGLVTSVGDEGGFAPNLASNEEAFIVIVEAIKTAGYIPGKDIYLAIDAAASSFFKDGKYLFEGKKVNSDAMIKYYESMIAKYPICSIEDGLAENDWSGWKKMNAKLGNKIQIVGDDVFVTNPEIIAKGIKDNIANSVLIKLNQIGTVTETIDAINMAHKAGWTTVVSHRSGETGDTFIADLAVALNTGQIKTGSLSRSERMEKYNQLLRIEEDLYDAAYFPGKSVIKQL from the coding sequence ATGTCTGACATACTTTACATTATCGGACGCGAAATTTTGGATTCCCGGGGAAATCCAACTGTGGAAGCAGAAGTCCAATTAGATAGTGATCTTATTGTAAGAGCGGCAGTTCCCAGCGGTGCTTCCACTGGTGAACGCGAAGCTATAGAACTTCGTGATAACGATAAAAAACGCTATGGAGGCAAAGGAGTTCTGAAGGCAGTAGCCAATATTGATAATATTATCGCTGATAAGTTATTAGGAATGGATTCTCTGATGCAGGGTAGCATTGATAAGATGATGATTGCTCTGGATGGAACACCCAATAAAGCCAAACTTGGTGCTAATGCCATTTTAGCGGTTTCTATGGCTGTTGCCAGAGGTTCTGCTATGGAGCTGAATATGCCTTTATATCGTTATTTGGGAGGTGTTAATGCCAATACCCTTCCTGTGCCGATGAGTAATATTCTCAATGGTGGAGCGCATGCCGATAATAATGTTGATATTCAAGAATTTATGGTTATGCCTTTAGGGGCAAAAAGTTTTAAGCAGGCGTTACAAATGAATGCTGAGGTTTTTCATTCTCTCAAAGCAATTCTCAAAAAACGCGGTTTAGTAACTTCCGTTGGTGATGAAGGTGGTTTTGCCCCCAATCTGGCATCAAACGAAGAAGCATTTATCGTAATTGTAGAGGCAATTAAGACAGCAGGTTATATTCCTGGAAAAGATATTTACCTGGCTATTGATGCCGCTGCCAGCAGTTTCTTTAAAGATGGAAAGTATTTGTTTGAAGGAAAGAAAGTTAACAGCGACGCGATGATTAAATATTACGAAAGTATGATTGCTAAATATCCTATTTGCTCTATTGAAGATGGCTTGGCAGAAAACGACTGGAGCGGATGGAAAAAAATGAATGCCAAACTGGGTAATAAAATTCAGATTGTTGGCGATGATGTTTTCGTTACTAATCCCGAAATTATTGCCAAAGGCATTAAAGATAACATAGCCAATAGCGTTTTGATTAAACTAAATCAAATCGGAACCGTTACCGAGACCATTGATGCCATAAATATGGCTCATAAAGCTGGCTGGACAACAGTTGTAAGCCATCGTAGCGGCGAAACAGGAGATACTTTTATTGCCGATTTGGCAGTTGCCTTAAATACCGGACAAATTAAAACCGGTTCGCTTTCCCGTAGTGAACGAATGGAAAAATATAATCAGCTGCTCCGCATTGAAGAAGATTTATATGATGCTGCTTATTTCCCCGGAAAATCAGTAATAAAGCAACTTTGA
- the groL gene encoding chaperonin GroEL (60 kDa chaperone family; promotes refolding of misfolded polypeptides especially under stressful conditions; forms two stacked rings of heptamers to form a barrel-shaped 14mer; ends can be capped by GroES; misfolded proteins enter the barrel where they are refolded when GroES binds), which produces MAKQMQYAHEARTSLKSGVDKLADAVKVTLGPKGRNVVLDKKFGSPIITNDGVTIAKEIELEGEYENMGAQLCKEVAEKTHDTAGDGTTTATILAQAIIEEGLKHVTAGVNPMYLKRGLEKATRVVVDKIKEFSKEIKSSEEIAQIAAISANNDSEIGALIAEAMDSVGREGIINIEEAKSIDTGMEKVEGMQFDRGYISPYFVTNAEKMISELEESFILLYDKKISALKELLPILQEVSQTGRPLLIIAEDIEGEALATLVVNKLRGILNVVAVKAPGFGDRRKAMLEDIAILTGATLISEEMGRKLDSATMSDLGRAKKIIVDKENTTIREGAGDPEAVEGRIKQIRAQVEETTSDYDKEKLQERLAKLSSGVAVLRIGAATETEMKEKKARVDDALHATRAAVEEGIVPGGGVTLIQAAKALKQLKGLAFEEKMAVDIMAKALEKPAYQIAANAGEEGAVVVEKLKNFRDIHMGFNAANGQFEDLFKAGIIDPAKVVRSAIQNAASIAGLMLTTECIITDIKEPEPPMPMPNPNMGDMY; this is translated from the coding sequence ATGGCAAAACAAATGCAGTATGCACATGAAGCCCGCACAAGTTTAAAAAGCGGAGTGGATAAACTGGCTGATGCCGTAAAAGTTACCCTTGGTCCTAAGGGTAGAAATGTTGTATTAGACAAAAAATTTGGCTCTCCCATAATCACCAACGACGGTGTAACCATCGCCAAAGAAATTGAGCTGGAAGGTGAATACGAAAATATGGGCGCTCAGCTCTGTAAAGAAGTTGCAGAAAAAACCCATGACACAGCTGGCGACGGAACTACTACAGCTACAATTTTAGCTCAGGCAATTATTGAAGAGGGTTTGAAACATGTAACCGCCGGCGTTAATCCAATGTATCTGAAACGCGGTTTGGAAAAGGCAACGAGAGTTGTAGTGGATAAGATTAAGGAATTCAGCAAGGAAATTAAAAGCAGTGAAGAAATTGCTCAAATTGCTGCTATTTCCGCTAATAACGATTCGGAAATCGGAGCTCTGATTGCAGAAGCTATGGATAGCGTTGGCAGAGAAGGGATCATCAATATTGAAGAAGCAAAATCCATTGATACCGGAATGGAAAAAGTGGAAGGAATGCAATTTGACCGGGGTTATATTTCACCCTATTTTGTAACTAATGCGGAAAAGATGATTTCAGAACTGGAAGAATCTTTTATTTTGCTTTACGACAAAAAGATAAGCGCCCTGAAAGAATTGCTTCCTATTCTGCAGGAAGTTTCCCAAACCGGACGCCCTCTGCTTATAATCGCAGAAGATATTGAAGGCGAAGCTCTGGCTACATTAGTAGTAAATAAATTGCGCGGAATTCTAAATGTAGTTGCCGTTAAAGCTCCCGGTTTTGGCGATCGCCGCAAAGCAATGCTGGAAGATATTGCAATTCTTACAGGAGCCACTTTAATTTCCGAAGAAATGGGACGCAAACTGGATAGCGCCACAATGAGCGATCTGGGACGCGCCAAAAAGATAATCGTAGATAAAGAAAACACTACTATTCGTGAAGGAGCTGGTGATCCGGAAGCAGTTGAGGGAAGAATTAAACAGATTAGAGCACAAGTTGAAGAGACCACTTCCGATTACGATAAAGAAAAACTGCAAGAACGCCTTGCTAAACTTTCCAGCGGAGTTGCCGTCCTCAGAATCGGGGCCGCTACCGAAACCGAAATGAAAGAAAAGAAAGCCCGCGTGGATGATGCTCTGCATGCTACTCGCGCCGCAGTGGAAGAAGGAATTGTTCCCGGTGGTGGAGTTACCCTTATTCAAGCTGCAAAAGCTCTCAAACAGCTGAAGGGCTTAGCTTTTGAAGAAAAAATGGCTGTGGATATTATGGCTAAAGCACTGGAAAAACCGGCATATCAAATTGCCGCCAACGCCGGTGAAGAAGGCGCCGTGGTTGTTGAAAAACTGAAGAACTTCCGCGATATTCATATGGGATTCAATGCTGCTAACGGACAATTTGAAGACCTCTTCAAAGCCGGTATTATTGACCCTGCCAAGGTCGTTCGCTCAGCTATCCAAAATGCTGCTTCCATTGCTGGCTTGATGCTGACTACGGAATGCATTATTACGGATATTAAAGAACCCGAACCCCCAATGCCGATGCCCAATCCTAATATGGGCGATATGTATTAA
- a CDS encoding ATP-binding protein has protein sequence MITRYITEQIKAHFFKGKAIIITGPRQSGKTTLINYILQDYANEYYFFNGDEPDVRDIFTGITSSRLKSLIGNKRIVFIDEAQRLNDIGIAIKLLVDNYPEIQVIASGSSALDLAGKIKEPLTGRIYQYQLYPLAYEEMTVHNGLLEENRLIPQRLIYGYYPEIVTKPSEEKALLKLLADSYLFKDLFLLGQIKKPPILEKIIRALAYQVGNEVSYNEIAQLAGADNQTVEKYIDLMEKAFIIHRLPALSRNLRNEIKRGIKVYFWDNGILNSITGNFNEINSRTDVGALWENFAVSERRKYLANHGLNVHSYFWRTTSKQEIDYIEEENNTFSAYEMKWNPRRKVTFSKTFSAGYNVSKTLTISPKTLENWIG, from the coding sequence ATGATAACCAGATATATCACTGAACAGATTAAGGCGCACTTCTTTAAAGGGAAAGCAATAATTATTACAGGTCCGCGTCAAAGCGGTAAAACCACTTTAATTAATTACATTCTGCAGGACTATGCAAATGAGTATTACTTTTTTAATGGTGATGAACCGGATGTAAGAGATATATTTACGGGCATAACTTCTTCCCGGCTTAAATCTTTGATTGGTAATAAAAGAATTGTTTTTATAGACGAAGCTCAGCGCTTAAATGATATTGGTATAGCGATTAAGCTTTTGGTAGATAACTATCCTGAAATTCAAGTAATTGCAAGTGGTTCTTCTGCCTTAGACCTGGCAGGGAAAATTAAAGAGCCCTTAACCGGAAGAATATACCAATATCAGCTTTACCCTTTGGCTTACGAAGAAATGACTGTTCATAATGGATTACTGGAAGAAAACAGATTAATTCCGCAGCGTTTGATTTATGGTTACTACCCTGAGATAGTTACAAAACCATCTGAAGAAAAAGCTTTACTCAAATTACTTGCTGACAGTTATCTATTCAAAGACCTTTTCCTTTTAGGACAGATAAAGAAACCTCCAATTTTGGAAAAAATTATCAGAGCATTGGCTTATCAAGTAGGAAATGAGGTCTCCTATAATGAAATAGCTCAATTAGCCGGCGCAGATAATCAGACCGTAGAAAAATATATAGACCTGATGGAGAAAGCATTTATTATTCACCGCCTACCTGCTCTATCACGAAATTTACGCAATGAGATTAAACGGGGAATTAAGGTCTATTTTTGGGATAATGGCATTCTTAATTCTATTACGGGTAATTTCAATGAAATCAATTCCCGAACTGATGTAGGCGCATTATGGGAAAATTTTGCAGTTAGTGAACGCCGAAAATATCTTGCGAATCACGGTTTGAATGTGCATTCCTATTTCTGGAGAACTACTTCCAAACAGGAAATTGATTATATTGAAGAAGAAAACAATACTTTTTCTGCTTACGAAATGAAATGGAATCCCCGGCGCAAGGTAACTTTTTCTAAAACATTCAGCGCAGGCTATAATGTGAGCAAAACTCTTACAATCAGCCCGAAAACTCTGGAGAATTGGATAGGATAA
- a CDS encoding tetratricopeptide repeat protein: MKKLSLITLGLLVFIFCLAQESPVTLYLQNQTLETYQQAVNYLLQLDKEENSGMQAKLNLAYICNLEALRLMELAKADIDNLKPGERFALANLYLEMDKYADAISIYNLLNEATPKWSCPWRHKGEALFKSGKYDAAKKSLEMAIETNKEHYDAYLWYAKTLYELKDYKNALIALETAFDLTEELEDSEYDQVIAEEDINQLYQELLKLTGK, encoded by the coding sequence ATGAAAAAGCTATCTTTGATAACTCTGGGATTACTTGTTTTTATCTTCTGTCTCGCACAGGAATCACCGGTAACTTTATACTTGCAAAATCAAACTTTGGAGACCTATCAACAGGCAGTTAATTATCTCCTCCAACTTGATAAAGAAGAAAATAGCGGAATGCAGGCAAAACTGAATCTTGCCTATATCTGCAATTTGGAGGCATTAAGGTTAATGGAATTGGCAAAAGCGGATATAGATAATTTAAAACCCGGCGAACGCTTTGCCCTGGCAAATCTTTATCTGGAAATGGATAAATATGCCGATGCCATAAGTATTTATAACCTTTTGAACGAAGCAACCCCAAAATGGAGCTGCCCCTGGCGTCATAAAGGAGAAGCACTCTTTAAAAGCGGAAAGTATGATGCCGCTAAAAAATCCCTGGAAATGGCAATTGAAACCAATAAAGAACATTACGATGCCTACCTCTGGTATGCTAAAACCCTCTATGAACTTAAGGACTATAAGAATGCCCTGATTGCTCTGGAAACAGCTTTTGATTTAACCGAAGAACTTGAAGATAGCGAATACGATCAGGTAATTGCCGAAGAGGATATCAATCAACTCTATCAGGAACTGCTGAAGCTAACCGGAAAATAA
- a CDS encoding pyrimidine/purine nucleoside phosphorylase: protein MLKTNEYFADKVKSIAFQNEDGNFTVGVMDLGEFEFGTNTIERMTVISGKLTVQLPGKENWQDFITGETFTVAAQQKFQVKVQEQTAYLCRYE, encoded by the coding sequence ATGCTAAAAACCAACGAATATTTTGCCGACAAGGTTAAATCCATCGCTTTTCAAAACGAGGACGGCAATTTCACTGTAGGAGTGATGGACCTCGGAGAATTTGAATTTGGCACTAATACAATTGAAAGAATGACCGTTATTTCTGGAAAATTAACTGTCCAGTTACCAGGCAAGGAAAACTGGCAGGACTTTATTACCGGCGAAACATTCACCGTTGCTGCACAGCAAAAATTCCAGGTAAAAGTGCAAGAACAGACGGCATATCTTTGTCGCTACGAATAA